The Engystomops pustulosus chromosome 2, aEngPut4.maternal, whole genome shotgun sequence genomic interval ACTCTATCACTGGATATTTTTAAATAAGGCTCTCTAATGGAGAGGGCTTGTATTTCTCCCAATCGTCTAGCTGAGGTTATTGCAactaaaaatgttacttttaggGTCAAATCTTTAATGCTAGCCGATTCTAGAGGTTCAAATGGTGGCCCGGTTAGGTAGTTTAGAACTAAGGAGAGATCCCAGGTAGGAACTCTTTGTTTGAGTTGTGGCCTCAACCTGGAGGTGGCCCTAATGAATCTCTTAATCCATCTATGATCTGCAAGAGGTATATCAAAAAACGCCCCTAAAGCTGATATCTGTACCTTCAGCGTATTGGTTTTTAGCCCTTTTTCAAATCCTGCTTGTAGAAAATCCAGGACCTGAGAAATATTGGGAGATAATTGATTAGGGGTTGCTGTCCCACAGAAAGCTACAAATCTCTTCCATATTTTGGAATATATAGCTAACGTTATCGGTTTACGACTTGCCTTAAGTGTAGAGATCACACTGTCTGACAAGCCTTTAGACCTCAATAGTCCCcactcaggatccaagccgaaAGCTTCAGGTTTTGCGGGTCTGGATGGTATATGGGCCCCTGATGAAGAAGGTCCTTCCGATATGGGAGTAATATTGGGTCTGCTATTGCTAAGGCTTTTAGTGTTGCAAACCAATTTTTCTTGGGCCAAAAGGGAACTATCACAATCGCTTTTGCTCTGTCCGTGATAATTTTTTGTATCATCTTGGATATCAACGGCATTGGAGGGAAGGCATACATTAAGGGTGCGTCCCACTTGTGACTGAATGCATCTCTCTGACAGATCGAGACATCTCTTTGCAGCGAGAAGAAAAGACCTGTTTTGGTGTTCTCCCTGGTAGCGAAGAGGTCTAACACTGGAACTCCCCATTTCTGTGTTATCTGGCCATAAATTTCTTGGTTTAGAGACCATTCGTGATGGTCTATCACCCTCCGACTCAGGAAGTCTGCTATTCCATTCTGACTCCCTTTTAAATGTATAGCTGTTAGAGACAAAATGTTGTTCTCTGCCCAAGTGAAAATTTTTCTTGATAGATGCAACAGGTCCTGACTCCTGGTGCCCCCTTGATGGCGGAGATAGGCTACCGTCGTCACATTGTCTGAGTAGACTTTGATATGGGAGTCTTTCAGATATTGAGAAGCTCCCCTTAGTGTTTCCCAGACCGCCTTCAGCTCTCGATGGTTTGAGGATCGTTTCTGAGTCGTCAAGGACCATTGCCCTTGAAGATACCTTCCTTCCAGATATGCTCCCCATCCTGACAGACTTGCATCCGTCTGAATGATCTTTATTGGCCAAGGAAACCAGTGAACTCCCTTTTTCAGATGATCTTCCTCTGTCCACCACACTAGGGATGACTTTATGGATGGAGGTAGTTGGATCTTTTGGTCTAGGTGCGAGGGATCCTTGTCCCAGGATGACAGAATCCAACTCTGAAAGGTCCTTGTATGACTCTGGCACCATTGGACTGCTCCTATGCAGGCGGTCAGATGCCCCAACACCTTCATAGCCTCTCTTATTGTGCAAGACTGACGTTGCAGAAATAACAGCATTTTTTGAATCATAAGGCTCCTTTTTTCCTCTGGTAGGAAGGACATCTGGAGACTGGAATTTAGTTGTATACCCAGGAAAACAGTTACTCTGTTGGGAATAAGATTGGACTTTTCCCAATTGATGATCCATCCCAGTTGTTGCAGGGTTGAAATAGTTAGATCCCTGTGTGAGATCAACTCTTCTTCCGTAGTCCCAATTATTAgtaggtcgtccagatatggaatgatCTTGACGTTTTCCATTCTCAGATGGGCTATTACTTCTATTAAAATTTTTGAGAAAGTCCTTGGGGCTGATGAGACCCCGAATGGTAAGGCCCTGTATTGGAACTTGCAGATTTCCTTTGTTGGAGAGAGGATCGCAAATCTGAGATACTTTTGGGACTGCTGACAAATGGGAACATGGTAATAGGCATCTTTCAGATCTATTGTACATAGGAATGCCTGATGAGGGATGAGGTTGGTAGCTGAACTGATTTTTTCCAGTTTGAATTTTCTGTAGAGGATGAATTTGTTTAGTGATTTTAGATTGAAAATTAGTCGGAAGGAGCCATTGGGCTTCTTTATCAGAAACAAGGGGCAGTAATGTCCGGTCAATGTTGCACTCCTTGGTACTGGTACTACAACACCCATCTCTTGAAGTTTCATGACTTCCTGCCATAGCTGAAGAGAAAGAGATcgattctgcagatttgttattaCAAATTTTTTGGAAGGAAGGGCTGTTAACTCCAATTTGTAGCCATTCTCCAACAGATTCAGGACCCAGGGGTTTGACGTTATCTGTGCCCACTGTTGATAGAACCTTaggagtcttccccccactctggcgtcattgctttcTGAACGGCTGAGATGTGTTGCTAGAGCTGAGGAGAAaacctcttccttttcctcctttgGAATAGCTCCATCTCCCTTGCTTGCCTTTTCCTTTATAAGGAAATTTCCTTTCTCTTGGCTCACGAAAGGGTTGTTTCTTTGGAAAAGACTTTGTTTCTGGAAACCCTTTTCTCTTGTCTGCAGCCTTCTCTAGAATAGCATCTAGATCTGGTCCGAACACATATTCTCCCTGAAACGGAATACCACACAATTTGGATTTGGAACGGAAATCCCCACTCCATTGTCTCAACCATAGTGTACGTCTGGTAGCATTTGAGAGGGCGCCTTCCTTTGCGCTAAACCTCACTCCTTCTGCTGATGCGTCCGCTATAAACGCCGTTGCAGATTTCAAAGTTGGCAATGTATCCAGGATGACATCCCTCGGGGTTCCACTTCTAATATGGTTTTCCAACTCCGACAACCAGAAGAACATTGTACGAGCCACCGATGTTGTTGCTATATTGGCTTTAAGGTTTAACATACTAGCCTCCCAGGTTTTCTTCAACAAACTGTCTGCCTTCCTATCTAATGGATCCTTCAATTGTATCGCATCTTCAAACGGAAGATCcgtcttttttgcaattttggttACCTGAATATCTACCTTCGGGGGGTTATCCCATAGGCGAGAATCCTGCTCATCAAATATTAAACGGTTCTTAAACTCTCGGGATACTGAAATCCTGTTTTCTGGCTCTCTCCACTCCTCTAAGATTAACTGTTTTAGGGTTTCATTTACTGGAAATACTCTCCTTCTTTTTGCTTTTAGAATACCAAAGAGTTCATCCTGAACTGATTTGGATTCTTCAACATCCTCGATCTTAAGCGTATCTCGTACGGCTTTTAGTAGTGCATCTAAATCTTCAGACAGAAACATATATTTTGATTCCATTTTACATGCCGAGGAAGAGGGAGGTGGTTCCATTTCAAATAATTCTACATTTGATGTGGATGCCTGTTCGCCCTCAGAATCTGATTCTGAAAGGGATTCTACCACTCTGGGTCTTTTGCAAGGTGGTTGTAACTGCGGAATCAATGCAGAAATGGATGAAGACACTGATGACTGAATCTCACTCTTAATGaatcccttcatttcatccataaATGACGTTCTTTCCTCTCGCATCAACCCATCAATACATTCCTTGCAGATTGTCTTTTTATAATTAGGAGACAGTTTATTATAACACATATTGCATCTCTTTGAAGACGCTTTTTTCCTTTCCACCTCTTTAGTTTTCTCCTTCTCCTTAGTATCCTGCTAAGAGAGAAGGAGATCAGGAATTTACAGAGATCTTTTCGGTAAAGGAGGATAATCCCCCCGTCCCCCCAGATACcccccgaaaccactcacaggagttaTAGGCGGGGGTTCTGGTAATGTCACATCCATAATCAGGGATTCCATGCCTTCAATCTAAACAGAGTATCACGCATTTAGAAATTTCCAAACATAACATGTACTACAAGAAGACAAAACCTGACCTTATACAGAGTTTTTGCCGATTAAAGCTGCACCTGCATAACAGAATAAGGCAATTTAGACATTATACAGCAACATTAAGGTCATAGACCTGACAAAGTACCTTGCACCCACTGTTTAGGAGTGTCACGACCGAGTCACCGCTGATGTAATCCTATAGACCTCAGAGCAGCGTGCAGGTCGACCAGCGCTGGCGTCACGAGTGATTCTGTAGACCTCAGATCAGCGTGCGCcattctttttaaattttttggcgcCCTGCGCCGGTTTCAAGATccggaacgtcacttccggtgagaCGCGGCCCACCGGAAGTTGTCATCACGCTCCCGACACGTGGCCGGgagcaccaagatggcggcgccgggtGTCTTTGGCTTCCCGGAGCCGCAGGCAGAGCCGGCTGGAGACTTCGTGGGACCAGGAAGAGGAGGCACGGCGCTGATCGCGACCCCAAGTCTCCGAGGATGAAGGTAAGTACCCGCTCCTATACACAAAAAAACTCCCCCATACAGTCCCACATGGCGGAGACCGGAGGAGTACTCTCCACTCCCTGcccgtgtagggacaggaagccactggtatgtggatgcaggggggggtgttttaacctctccgcttcctgtccctgcagggtcaagggtcatcctccatgtggggccgtcatgggggacgctaggggAAATTCTCCATTTATAAAGGATATTGAACCATCTACATATCTATCCCCCTTTTCAATTCTATTGATCTTGTAGTATTGCTTTTACTTGCACTTAGTAAGTAAAAAGCAATGTCTTTTATTATGACACAACAACTTGTTTACTCCTGCAGTCTAGTATTAAAGGCTATGTCTGCAGACGCCCTCGTACGACTAGTGATTCTGTCTGCCAGATCTCTGACCTAACACAACCTTTACAAATCATTCCTAACTGGGACATGCAACATGCAAGAAAGCAAACAGGGTTCTTCCTACCCTGGAAAGGAACGTGGACACAACGTATTAAGGACACAACCAACAACCGTCCTAAATGACCGCTATGGGCTCCTGCACACGGTGGATTCCCTATTGCCATTAGTGGGTGTGCGGAGCTCTCTGGTGCATGACACAAGGGATCGTCGTTTGCATCCCATATAACTGCCAACATCGTGTACAGGTAGCCTaaatcagtaaaaaaaacatgtttaagTATTCTGGGAATGGAGGGTAAAATATCCTTTACACTCTTCTTAACATCTCTTCCCATCACTTCAGTTCTCCAATGTTCAGCACTTTGAGTGGCACAACACATGGAGAAGCCTTCAGTAAACCAGATGGTTAATGTTAATGGGCGCGCTACTTGTACCGAAGAAGAACAGGCCTGCTCCAGATTTTAAAGAAGAAATGAGGATCGCAAAAGACATCTGTACCCTTAAGCTAAGTGCCACTTAACATTCCCATCCACCCACAAACGGGTTGTATAGAATAAAGGCAGCTCTAAGGCTCATTATACCGGACCGCTACAGCAGTGCCGCAGAGCATTGCCAAGATGTGCCCTACAGTCTttccttttattttcttttttaatcaaATGTACCAACACAGCCCAGGATCCGCTCACAAACACTTGTACGAATTCCATGAGAACATTTGTTTTACCCTTATTTGTTTTTATACGACTCTTGTCAAAAAATAACAGACCGTTTAGTTGCCTTCAGACTATCTAGAAATGAAGACATTATAGGACAGATTTCTGAAAACTGTCTAATAGAAAAACtatccataacaaccaatcacagtccAGCATCATCGCTCAAGTGTCTGGACTAAAACCATCTATTCAGGTGAATTATCCCTTGAAGTTTATCTATAATGTTGCACGGTGTATTTGGCAATTGTGTGGTGGTACTTTATGTGGCAGTACTTGGTGCATTTAAGCTGcagcccctttaagttgaatattaaaggggttttccaggaattcaggGATACCGTTCAGAGGTaggagtaagaaaaaaaaaagtataccaGATCTGGCTCCCAATTCCAGCAATGTGCTGGTCACTGCTGACTAGGCTGAATGTGTCTGTAGCGCCTCGTGACCAGAAAATGTCCACACCTCCTGCTCTCAACTATACACTGTAGTTGCCCTTCCCAGGCTTCCAGCCAAGACATAAGTTTTGTCTTAAAGGGGATAGGGACAGGGGGTGAGGAAAAGAACACATACTTCCCCTGCTTTGGCACTGTGTCCAGCCAGCAAAATGACAGGACCGCTCTaaccatgggacatcacttccgCTCATCATGGGAGGTCACCTCCTTTGTTGTCCGAGGAGGCTGATAGGTGCAAGGCTAAAAACTAAAAGTACTGGAGCAGAGTAAGCAGATTTTCTTTTTTCCACCCCTACTACCTAGAGGGAATTCCAGATTCCTGGAATCTCCTATAGAAGAGGATAAGTTTTTGGAAACCCATCTCTTTCTTAGATTGTTAAGTAGCATTGGGTCAGCCAGCAGCACACTGCTCCTCTCCAGTCATGCACTTCTAGGAGTGCTGTACCCACACTAGCTAAAACTACTGAGAGTTGCTGATGCCCTAAGGATGGATAGGTCATTATTAGCACAATTATCTTATAAACCCCATTTTGGTTGtctgttcaatttttttttaatatatataatattttacaaTACATAGGACAAATTTTCATTAGATAACATACCAAGCAGCGATGCCAGTATGCCCACTATACCAGTCCCTGCGCCCAGCTCTATGACTTTTTTCCCTTTGAAATTCAGCTTCTGTTCTTCAAAGTATGTGCACAGATACAGAGCCTGAAAGAGAAAAGGACAAACACTGGTTGATCTTTGCAATGTGACTTTACACAACGCTAAATAAATCTCTACCTTTATTCATCACTTCAAGGTTTAACCCTTTAATAACCCAGTTAATTTCCACTTCACAAACCAAGTAGGCATGTAGCCCTTTCACAGGGGGCTGTGTACTATCCTGTGAATCAACAGATTGACATCTTTCTGGGATACAAAGAAACAGATCAGCTCCATACAACTCCTACTCCATGCGGCATTCCTGGTAAGAAAGGACAGGGTCCACCGATCCAATGATCAAACATTTATCTTCTTCTACAAACTGTTTGCCTATGCAGAGGGTCAAGAGCGGAGGTCAAGAGAGGACACAGGGGAAGAGTGTGTTGGAGATTTTCCTCTGGAGGATTTAGAAGATAATAGTGTGATAGACATCGGGAACATGAACGATGCAAAGAGCTCTTACCGAGAACATGGATTCCACTGGAAGCGCATATATGATTGGGACAAGCTCCTCCCTGTTCCGATTAAATTGCAGGGTCCTGTGTCTACGGATTCAGTTTATATCACAGATGTTCACAGAGGCTCTGATTAGGACACCCCCTTGTAGCACATAATTCGCATATTTTAGAAACGGTTTTATTTTGAGAACCAAGGAAGCCCTAAATTCATGAAATTGCTGTGGCTGTGAGAAATCTGCCACTGGAGCTAATTTGGTAAGTGCTTTCCAAATTTCCATCAAGGTCACAGCGCTGACAACCACAGCTGAACTGACCTGCTGAGTTTAGTTCCGCTTTATGTGGTTTCGGGCCGGATGTTCCAGCCAGAACACGATGTGAATtggatttaaagaaaatctaccatttacttttgtgcattgtgaagcaaacatacctttagaaagctgtagctacacggatgcagaaacatatcttgtttaatccttgtgccgagtggttttgctgaaaaaccaattataaaataatgatattgaGGCTCTTGTGGCTGCCTCAGGGCTTCTCCTCTTATCCTAATTATGCATGTTGTGTTATgcatgtgttgtccctgacaggcagtagtaatcaatcactgaatcatcccccagctgctgtatacgagtcatccagctcaggttgattagtcctatctggacagttcaggaagctctgtgtaatgcgcTTATGCATGGCATGCAGTCTTCACCCAGCGTTTCCAGGGCCctgaattttattattgttttttttagcaaaaccacttggatcaggggtaaaataaaatatgtttctgcatcagtgtagctacagaattctccaGGAATGTTTGgtgcacaatgcataaaaacaaagggtagatttcctttaatttttctttttaaaatgttaATGGATTGATGTACCTGACCATTATTTTACTGGACTGTGCATCTAACTgttctgtgaaaaaaaaagtgcaagtCCTACAAAAAATAAGTTCACACTGACAAAATTGTCATATATATGCAATTTTTAATCACCTATACAGGTCATCAAGATCAAATTAGTGAGGGTCTGACATAGAGCTTCCCCACCAATCACCCTTTTCAAGCTGTTGAAGCCTCCTATGAGTCGTGCCTCCTCTTCCCAGGCCTGCGATGTCACATCCATCCATCACATAAACAGCTTGTAGTTCAGTCCCATTCAAGTGACTTaaagctgaactgcaataccaaatcTTACCACTGTACAATATAGAGCACTGTctcaataagagggagagctgcccgggggggcacaataagagggggagggctcacacacaataagagggggagctgccggGTGGAGGGCTcacacacaataagagggggagctgccggGTGGAGGGCTcacacacaataagagggggagctgccggGTGGAGGGCTcacacacaataagagggggagctgccggGTGGAGGGGTcacacacaataagagggggagctgccggGTGGAGGGGTcacacacaataagagggggagctgccggGTGGAGGGGTcacacacaataagagggggagctgccggGTGGAGGGGTcacacacaataagagggggagctgccggGTGGAGGGGTcacacacaataagagggggagctgccggGTGGAGGGGTcacacacaataagagggggagctgccggGTGGAGGGGTcacacacaataagagggggagctgccggGTGGAGGGGTcacacacaataagagggggagctgccggGTGGAGGGGTcacacacaataagagggggagctgccggGTGGAGGGGTcacacacaataagagggggagctgccggGTGGAGGGGTcacacacaataagagggggagctgccagGGAGAGGGGTCACatacaataagaggaggagctgccagGGAGAGGGGTCAcatacaataagagggggagctgccagggagaggggtcgcaataagagggggagctgccagggggaggggtcacacagtaggagggggagctgcaaggggggagggggtcacataCAATAAGTGGGGGAGGGGTCACATACAATAAGTGGGGGAGGGGTCACATACAATAAGTGGGGGAGGGGTCACATACAATAAGTGGGGGAGGGGTCACATACAATAAGTGGGGGAGGGGTCACATACAATAAGTGGGGGAGGGGTCACATACAATAAGTGGGGGAGGGGTCACATACAATAAGTGGGGGAGGGGTCACATACAATAAGTGGGGGAGGGGTCACATACAATAAGTGGGGGAGCtgacggggggggggagggatcacAATAAAGCACGGGCATGAAGGAGCAGAGCAAAATGCGTAgcttagggcaaaaaaaaaaaaattatgtggcgCACGCCCTTTTGCTGCATTCACAagaggcattttggttgcgtcaAAACGCATGTGACAGGGAGCGTGCGTCAGGTCGCAGgtatttttaaatgttacaatgcgtTTGGCTACTCGATgtgttttcttcattgctggaagtgtaaactGCTGTGTAAACATTGTCACAGCTGTTACACTTACAGCAATGGAGAAAAAGGCTTAGgacggtggcacacgtggcgttttgaacccgtttttgggccgttgtttaagcagtccgttaaaaaaacagcaaaactGCATGCCGTTTTTAACGGGCTGCTttaaaaaacgtcccaaaaacgccacgtgtgaacacaccctatgTGCCGCATCTTTCTCTACTATTAAAGTTGGGAGGCAAGTCAGACCCCCTCACCTCCCTTATATTACACCCCTCCGGCTGCATAGACATTGTCGGGTGGCAGATGTGGGTGTGCGCTGCGGGCACAGGACCGCCATCCCCTCCTGCAGCAGGTCTCTCCAGCTGCCGCATGCGGTCACACACAGTTGGGCTGAATctttcacatgtggcgttttctgTGTGATCTCGGGTGGTCGCCGCTCCATGCCGCCCCCTTCTTGTACTCACCGCGTCCCACACCGGAGCCGCTACCCCGAGGTTGGCACCGAAATGCTGAGTGATGCGCAGCTCCCGGCCGCAGAAGCTGTAGCGCTCCTCCTCCGTGTACGTGTCCGAGAAGAGGGAGCCCACATCCCAGGGCAGCTCGTCCCCCGGGCCGCTCACCTCGTCCCCCTGCATggcgggagcagcacagaggaggaggccacgTACACAGCGGCTTCCTGCTGCCAGTGCTGGGCGTCATCCACCAGACTCTGGGTCGGAGTCACAGGTGAGGGGAGCACAAGCCTCACCGCCGGAAACCAGTATATCACatctttttaggttttttttttggtgttttctaaCAAAACCTTAACCCTTTAATATAAAACACAGCTATTTTTGATCTTTACATAACATTTCTGTAATTTTCTCCCCCTCTTAGGCCGGGTTCACATCCAGCAGCGTTTatgttgcgttttgaaatgcaacacgg includes:
- the LOC140117771 gene encoding uncharacterized protein, which encodes MAGSHETSRDGCCSTSTKECNIDRTLLPLVSDKEAQWLLPTNFQSKITKQIHPLQKIQTGKNQFSYQPHPSSGIPMYNRSERCLLPCSHLSAVPKVSQICDPLSNKGNLQVPIQGLTIRGLISPKDFLKNFNRSNSPSENGKRQDHSISGRPTNNWDYGRRVDLTQGSNYFNPATTGMDHQLGKVQSYSQQSNCFPGYTTKFQSPDVLPTRGKKEPYDSKNAVISATSVLHNKRGYEGVGASDRLHRSSPMVPESYKDLSELDSVILGQGSLAPRPKDPTTSIHKVIPSVVDRGRSSEKGSSLVSLANKDHSDGCKSVRMGSISGRKVSSRAMVLDDSETILKPSRAEGGLGNTKGSFSISERLPYQSLLRQCDDGSLSPPSRGHQESGPVASIKKNFHLGREQHFVSNSYTFKRESEWNSRLPESEGDRPSRMVSKPRNLWPDNTEMGSSSVRPLRYQGEHQNRSFLLAAKRCLDLSERCIQSQVGRTLNVCLPSNAVDIQDDTKNYHGQSKSDCDSSLLAQEKLVCNTKSLSNSRPNITPISEGPSSSGAHIPSRPAKPEAFGLDPEWGLLRSKGLSDSVISTLKASRKPITLAIYSKIWKRFVAFCGTATPNQLSPNISQVLDFLQAGFEKGLKTNTLKVSSDFHRNQEIILPSFCQEPKNPKEMAWHSLDVRRALLQYLKQTESWRQDHNILLQYGGRNKGKKASKASIARWIQSVIRAAYATQQLEIPGKVKAHSTRAMAASWAEKRGASIEEICRAATWSSHMTFAKHYRLDLHCARELAFGRKVLQAVVPP
- the LOC140117773 gene encoding uncharacterized protein, yielding MESLIMDVTLPEPPPITPDTKEKEKTKEVERKKASSKRCNMCYNKLSPNYKKTICKECIDGLMREERTSFMDEMKGFIKSEIQSSVSSSISALIPQLQPPCKRPRVVESLSESDSEGEQASTSNVELFEMEPPPSSSACKMESKYMFLSEDLDALLKAVRDTLKIEDVEESKSVQDELFGILKAKRRRVFPVNETLKQLILEEWREPENRISVSREFKNRLIFDEQDSRLWDNPPKVDIQVTKIAKKTDLPFEDAIQLKDPLDRKADSLLKKTWEASMLNLKANIATTSVARTMFFWLSELENHIRSGTPRDVILDTLPTLKSATAFIADASAEGVRFSAKEGALSNATRRTLWLRQWSGDFRSKSKLCGIPFQGEYVFGPDLDAILEKAADKRKGFPETKSFPKKQPFREPRERKFPYKGKGKQGRWSYSKGGKGRGFLLSSSNTSQPFRKQ